The following are encoded in a window of Streptomyces sp. Go-475 genomic DNA:
- a CDS encoding non-ribosomal peptide synthetase, which produces MSTEPAGAADDGSLVEDVLPLSPLQQGLLFHALFDEGAQDVYTMQSLVEIEGPLRPELLRTAAEELFARHANLRSAFLHEDDMDEPVQVVLKQVPVDWREAVAADEAEAERLVAADATARFDLTDPPLLRLTLIDRGGDRRLLVLTNHHLLLDGWSVPLLVRELLQLYAAQLAPGRSAPLPAVRPYRDFLAWLASRDREVSGRAWRQALSGAAPTLLAPSAAGLVPVPPELHTLRLSEELTADVQRTARGLGVTVNTVVQGLWALLLARLTGRDDVVFGATVAGRPAGLAGVESMIGLFINTVPVRVSVPPGEPAAVFLRRVQDEQSRLMDHQYLGLTEIQRLAGSGDLFDTLLVFENYPVDQDAVARAEVAAGLRILDVKGSGATHYPLTLAVLAERRLGVVFEFRPDCYDRTTVERLAGRFERLVRAMVAAPGTPLAALDALAPEERAELLARGAAQRLPAPYATLPEVLQAQAARTPDAVAVVGGEQRLTFAELNTEANRLARLLVASGAGPERVVALALPPTPDTITALLAVQKAGAAYLPLDPAWPEERIAGMLADARPVALIATTGTAPAPDTLGDIPVLLLDDPGTRQRLADADGTDLTDTDRGGPLLPEHPAYVIYTSGSTGRPKAVVVPQRAIVNLFAAHHAALHTPATAAAGGRPLRVGHAWPTAFDASWQPMLWMFAGHELHLVPEEVRRDPDALRGFLAEHRIEFIELSPSLLAEVVARGGDWRAGLKVLGVGGEAVPPDLWRTLRETDGLAAHNLYGPTECTVDSADCDLALSDRPAIGRPVAGATLYILDGHLNPVPTGVDGELYIAGEGLARGYLGRPATTASRFVADPFATRPGTRMYRTGDIARWTRDGLVECLGRIDDQVKIRGYRIEPGEIEAVLLDHALVERAAVVVREDTPGVRRLVAYVVTAPAAPPAGETAELLRRAAAAVLPDYMVPSAFVPVDAFPLTLNGKLDTAALPAPSRTAGPAAQPPRNPAEERLAALFAQVLGVDSVGVHDSFFALGGDSIVSMRLVGRARAAGLALSPRDVFERPTVAALAEAAGTARRREADPDAGVGDIPLTPMLTRLVAQDRHVRALSQARFLRTPPGMDLDGLHRAVQAVLDRHDLLRSTLARDEDGTRHLRTAPQGTTRAADRVRRTDAARLDHATIGTLVPGAFANLAAELDPAAGAVARFLWFDTGPDREGRLLVVLHHLVTDAASWGVLTADLAAAWHGTPLPPPGTTFREWARALRSEAVSERRTAELAHWTAVSDRPEPALGAGPLDPARDTHATVRHHWTTLAPDLTALLTAHPVPDVLLTALSLAVPEWRRELGRATADDSLLIALEGHGREEQLLPGADLSGTLGLFTTVFPVRLDPGDAAPAQQLRRVRDQLAALPDKGIGHGLLRHLNPDTAPVLAPLPEPQIAVNYLGRMSLGEQAEDAAFTSAPETGALGAWADPGAPAPYPLVVDALIDEAKEPGGPVLTVCWHWPERLFTQAQIERLGELWTASLERLLKGGHQ; this is translated from the coding sequence ATGAGCACAGAGCCCGCCGGCGCGGCGGACGACGGGTCCCTGGTCGAGGACGTCCTGCCGCTGTCCCCGCTGCAACAGGGCCTGCTGTTCCACGCCCTGTTCGACGAGGGCGCCCAGGACGTCTACACCATGCAGTCCCTGGTGGAGATCGAGGGCCCGCTCCGCCCCGAACTGCTGCGCACCGCCGCCGAGGAGCTGTTCGCCCGGCACGCCAACCTGCGCAGCGCCTTCCTGCACGAGGACGACATGGACGAGCCCGTGCAGGTCGTCCTCAAGCAGGTCCCCGTCGACTGGCGGGAGGCCGTCGCCGCCGACGAGGCGGAGGCCGAGCGGCTCGTCGCCGCCGACGCCACCGCCCGCTTCGACCTCACCGACCCCCCGCTGCTGCGCCTGACCCTGATCGACCGGGGCGGCGACCGCCGGCTGCTGGTCCTCACCAACCACCACCTGCTGCTGGACGGCTGGTCCGTGCCCCTGCTGGTGCGGGAACTGCTCCAGCTCTACGCCGCCCAGCTCGCCCCCGGCCGCTCGGCCCCGCTGCCCGCCGTACGGCCGTACCGGGACTTCCTCGCCTGGCTGGCGAGCCGCGACCGGGAGGTCTCCGGCCGGGCCTGGCGCCAGGCGCTGTCCGGGGCGGCACCGACCCTGCTGGCCCCCTCGGCCGCCGGCCTGGTCCCCGTACCGCCCGAACTGCACACGCTGCGGCTGTCCGAGGAACTCACCGCGGACGTGCAGCGCACGGCCCGCGGCCTGGGCGTCACCGTCAACACCGTCGTGCAGGGCCTGTGGGCGCTGCTGCTGGCGCGGCTGACCGGCAGGGACGACGTGGTGTTCGGCGCGACCGTGGCCGGGCGCCCCGCCGGACTCGCCGGCGTGGAGTCGATGATCGGCCTGTTCATCAACACCGTGCCCGTGCGGGTGTCCGTACCCCCCGGGGAGCCGGCCGCCGTCTTCCTGCGCCGCGTGCAGGACGAGCAGTCCCGGCTGATGGACCACCAGTACCTCGGCCTCACCGAGATCCAGCGCCTCGCCGGATCCGGCGACCTCTTCGACACCCTGCTGGTCTTCGAGAACTACCCGGTCGACCAGGACGCGGTGGCCCGGGCGGAGGTGGCAGCCGGGCTGCGGATCCTCGACGTCAAGGGCTCCGGCGCCACCCACTACCCGCTGACCCTCGCCGTGCTCGCCGAGCGGCGGCTCGGCGTCGTCTTCGAGTTCCGGCCCGACTGCTACGACCGGACGACGGTGGAGCGGCTCGCCGGGCGGTTCGAGCGGCTCGTCCGCGCGATGGTGGCGGCCCCCGGCACACCTCTGGCGGCGCTGGACGCCCTCGCCCCCGAGGAGCGGGCCGAACTGCTGGCGCGCGGCGCGGCGCAGCGGCTGCCCGCCCCGTACGCCACGCTGCCCGAGGTGCTCCAGGCGCAGGCCGCCCGGACACCGGACGCGGTGGCCGTCGTCGGCGGCGAACAGCGCCTCACCTTCGCCGAGTTGAACACCGAGGCCAACCGGCTGGCCCGGTTGCTCGTCGCGTCCGGTGCCGGGCCGGAGCGGGTCGTCGCGCTCGCCCTGCCGCCCACGCCCGACACGATCACCGCGCTCCTCGCCGTGCAGAAGGCGGGCGCGGCCTATCTGCCCCTCGACCCCGCCTGGCCCGAGGAGCGGATCGCCGGGATGCTCGCTGACGCCCGGCCCGTCGCCCTGATCGCCACCACCGGCACCGCGCCCGCGCCGGACACCCTCGGCGACATCCCCGTCCTGCTGCTCGACGACCCCGGCACCCGGCAGCGCCTCGCGGACGCGGACGGCACCGACCTCACGGACACCGACCGCGGCGGGCCGCTGCTCCCCGAGCACCCCGCGTACGTCATCTACACCTCCGGCTCCACCGGCCGCCCCAAGGCCGTCGTCGTGCCGCAGCGGGCCATCGTCAACCTGTTCGCCGCGCACCACGCCGCCCTGCACACCCCGGCCACGGCGGCGGCCGGCGGCCGGCCCCTGCGCGTGGGCCATGCCTGGCCGACGGCCTTCGACGCGTCCTGGCAGCCCATGCTGTGGATGTTCGCCGGGCACGAACTGCACCTGGTGCCCGAGGAGGTCCGCCGCGACCCGGACGCCCTGCGCGGCTTCCTCGCCGAGCACCGCATCGAGTTCATCGAGCTGTCCCCGTCCCTGCTCGCCGAGGTCGTCGCGCGCGGCGGCGACTGGCGGGCCGGGCTGAAGGTCCTCGGTGTCGGCGGCGAGGCCGTACCGCCCGACCTGTGGCGCACCCTGCGCGAGACGGACGGACTCGCCGCGCACAACCTGTACGGGCCCACCGAGTGCACCGTCGACTCCGCGGACTGCGACCTCGCCCTCAGCGACCGGCCCGCGATCGGCCGCCCCGTGGCGGGCGCCACCCTGTACATCCTCGACGGGCACCTCAACCCCGTACCGACCGGCGTCGACGGCGAGCTGTACATCGCCGGCGAGGGACTGGCCCGCGGCTACCTGGGCCGGCCGGCGACCACCGCGAGCCGCTTCGTCGCCGATCCGTTCGCCACCCGCCCCGGGACACGCATGTACCGCACCGGCGACATCGCCCGCTGGACCCGGGACGGCCTGGTGGAATGCCTCGGACGGATCGACGACCAGGTCAAGATCCGGGGCTACCGCATCGAACCCGGCGAGATCGAGGCGGTCCTGCTCGACCACGCACTCGTCGAACGCGCCGCGGTCGTCGTCCGCGAGGACACCCCGGGCGTCCGCCGCCTGGTCGCCTACGTCGTGACGGCCCCGGCCGCTCCGCCCGCCGGGGAGACGGCGGAGCTGCTGCGCCGGGCGGCGGCGGCCGTCCTGCCCGACTACATGGTGCCGTCGGCGTTCGTCCCGGTCGACGCGTTCCCCCTCACCCTCAACGGCAAGCTGGACACCGCCGCCCTCCCGGCCCCCTCCCGCACCGCCGGGCCAGCCGCCCAGCCGCCGCGCAACCCGGCCGAGGAACGGCTCGCCGCGCTGTTCGCACAGGTCCTCGGAGTGGACTCGGTCGGCGTGCACGACAGTTTCTTCGCGCTCGGCGGCGACAGCATCGTCTCCATGCGGCTGGTCGGCCGGGCCCGCGCGGCCGGGCTGGCCCTCTCGCCGCGCGACGTGTTCGAGCGGCCCACCGTCGCCGCGCTCGCGGAGGCCGCCGGTACCGCCCGGCGCCGGGAGGCGGACCCGGACGCGGGCGTCGGCGACATCCCCCTCACCCCGATGCTCACCCGGCTCGTCGCCCAGGACCGCCACGTCCGCGCGCTCAGCCAGGCCCGCTTCCTGCGCACCCCGCCCGGCATGGACCTCGACGGGCTGCACCGCGCGGTCCAGGCGGTGCTGGACCGGCACGACCTGCTGCGCTCCACACTCGCCAGGGACGAGGACGGAACCCGGCACCTGCGGACCGCACCACAGGGCACGACCCGCGCCGCCGACCGCGTACGCCGCACCGACGCCGCACGGCTGGACCACGCCACGATCGGCACCCTGGTACCCGGCGCCTTCGCGAACCTGGCCGCCGAACTCGACCCCGCCGCCGGGGCGGTGGCCCGGTTCCTGTGGTTCGACACCGGGCCGGACCGCGAGGGGCGGCTGCTGGTCGTCCTGCACCACCTGGTCACCGACGCCGCCTCCTGGGGCGTCCTCACCGCCGATCTCGCCGCGGCCTGGCACGGCACACCGCTCCCGCCGCCGGGCACCACCTTCCGGGAGTGGGCCCGGGCACTGCGCTCCGAGGCGGTGTCGGAACGCCGTACGGCCGAACTCGCCCATTGGACAGCGGTGTCGGACCGGCCGGAACCGGCCCTCGGCGCCGGACCGCTGGACCCCGCCCGGGACACCCACGCCACCGTGCGCCACCACTGGACGACGCTCGCCCCGGACCTCACCGCACTCCTCACCGCGCACCCCGTGCCGGACGTCCTGCTGACCGCGCTGTCCCTGGCCGTGCCGGAATGGCGACGCGAACTCGGCCGGGCCACCGCGGACGACTCCCTGCTGATCGCCCTGGAGGGACACGGCCGCGAGGAGCAACTCCTGCCGGGCGCCGACCTGTCCGGCACCCTCGGCCTGTTCACCACCGTCTTCCCGGTCCGCCTCGATCCCGGCGACGCGGCCCCCGCGCAGCAGCTGCGGCGCGTCCGGGACCAGCTCGCCGCCCTGCCCGACAAGGGCATCGGCCACGGCCTGCTGCGCCACCTCAATCCGGACACCGCCCCCGTCCTCGCCCCGCTCCCGGAGCCGCAGATCGCGGTCAACTACCTGGGCCGCATGAGCCTCGGGGAGCAGGCGGAGGACGCCGCGTTCACCAGCGCCCCCGAGACCGGCGCCCTGGGCGCGTGGGCCGACCCCGGGGCGCCGGCCCCCTACCCCCTCGTCGTCGACGCGTTGATCGACGAGGCGAAGGAGCCAGGCGGCCCGGTCCTCACGGTGTGCTGGCACTGGCCGGAACGGCTCTTCACCCAGGCGCAGATCGAGCGGCTGGGCGAGCTGTGGACCGCTTCCCTCGAACGGCTGCTGAAAGGCGGACACCAGTGA